A segment of the Vallitalea okinawensis genome:
CATAAAAAAATCTCCTTCCTGATTGTTTGGATTATAACCAGGATGGAGATTTTTACACAGTTTACGTTACAGACTCGAAGTGGCTCAAATATGAGCCACTTCTCTTTTATAATCTTATAGCCTTTTAATCCACTTTTATTTCTGCTTTTAATATTCGAGATGCATTGAGGATAGCTAATAATGCTACACCCACATCAGCGAAAATAGCGGCCCACATCGTAGCCATACCAACTGTAGCCATAAGAAGTACACCAACTTTGATGCCTAAAGCAAAGATAATGTTTTGCCATACTATTTTTCTAGTCATGAGAGCAATGAGTTTTGCTTCTACAATCTTTTTAGGCTCATCCGTCATAAGAACGATATCTGAAGCTTCAATGGCTGCATCAGATCCAACACCACCCATTGATATACCGATATCTGCCCTAGCTAATACAGGTGCATCGTTGATACCATCACCAACAAAAGCCACCCTTTCTTTATTAGAAACACTATCTTTTATCCGTTCGAATTCATCAACTTTATCACCTGGTAACAATTCAGCTCTGAAATCATCAAGCTTCAGTTGAGAAGCAATTTTTGAAGCAATAGACTTATGATCACCAGTTAACATGATAGCCTTTTTAATACCAGCTTTATGCAATTGATCTGTTAGACTCATGACATCTTCTTTAAGTTCATCAGCGATAACAATGTATCCTGCATATTTTCTGTCGATAGCTACGTGTACAATGGTGCCCACTTCATGAGGTTCGTTATAGTTAAGACCTAATTGCTCCATTAACTTATAATTACCTGCTGCCACTGCTCGGTCATCAACTAGAGCTTTAATACCGTGACCTGAGATCTCTTCAAAATCTTTAACTCTGTTTTCATCAAATTCCTGACCATAAGCTTCTCTAATGGATTTTGCAATGGGGTGATTAGAATAGCCTTCCACCATAGCAGCCATTTCGATGATTTCATCAGGTGTAAAGTCATTAGCTTGCTTTATATCAGCAACTTTGAATACACCTTTGGTCAATGTTCCTGTTTTATCAAATACGATTGTAGTAACACTGTTAAGTGCTTCTAAATAGTTGCCACCTTTTACGAGTATACCGTGCTTAGAAGCAGAGCCAATACCACCAAAGAATCCAAGAGGAATGGAGACAACAAGACCACATGGACAGGATACAACTAAGAAAATTAGGGCACGCTCGATCCAATCAGGGAATGTTGCACCAGGTACAACTAGTGGAGGTACAACAGCCAGTAAAGCAGCTGCTATAACGACAACTGGAGTATAGTAACGAGCAAATTTTGTAATAAACTGCTCTGTTTTAGATTTCTTAGCACTTGCATTTTCTACGAGATCAAGAATTTTTGATGCTGTTGATTCAGATAACAATTTAGTGACTTTTACAGTAATGACGCTATTCTTATTAATAAAACCGCTTAAAACATCATCACCTTCAGAAACACTTCTTGGAACAGATTCGCCAGTTAATGCAGCTGTATCCATCATGGCTTTACCAGATATAACAACGCCATCGAGAGGAACCTTTTCACCAGGTTTTATAACAATAAGATCATTTACTTGAACAGTTTCTGGATCTACTTGCTTTAAGCCATCAGCTGTTTGTAAATTAGCATACTCAGCTTTTAAGTCCAGTAATCCTTTAATATTTTTACGAGAATTATTAACTGCAAAATCTTGGAATGCTTCTCCAATTTGCCAGAAAACCATAACGGCTACTGCTTCAGGGTATTCACCTAAAGCTAATGCACCAACAGTTGCTATAGCCATTAGGAAGTGTTCATCAAAAACTTGACCTCTTAATATATTTTTACCTGCTGTAACGAGAACAACACTACCTACAAGCAGATAAGACGTCAAATAAACACCAATCTCAATGGAGTTAGGCATTCGTAGTGTAATACCTATAATAAATAAAGTGAATCCAACCATCATTATTTTATTATTCTTTGCATAGTCTTTTACTGCATCCCAGAAGGATGTCTTTTCTTCAGCGTTTTGTATATCATCAAATGATGTATGACAATGGTCGCAACCACATGAATCCCCATCTGCCTGTGGTTGTTTCTTACCCTTTTCTAAAACCACTACATCTGGTTCTAATGCAGAAACTATTTTTTTAGTTTCTTCAATAATAGAATCTTTGTCATGAGTAGCGTTAGCTTCGATCTTCATTGTTCTACTCATAAGATTCATAGTAGCCTCCTTAACAGTAGAGAGGTTATTTACCCTTTCCTCAATTTTACTTGCGCAATTAGCACAAGATAGCCCCTTCATTTCTAATGTAATCATACTAATACCTCCGTTCATGTTAGCGAACTTATATTATAATATTATATTTAAACATATAAGCATTTGTGCATATGTATTACGTTATTAATATAACATAATTCTTTTCACAAAGCAATATGAAAACTGAATTAAAATAATATTTTCGATACCTATGAATGATGGACTTATATTTATTGCAAGACTTAAACAATGGGGGAGTAGTCCGTATTACATTTTATATTTTTATGATGTTACAATAAAAAACACACATGAGGCGATCTTACATTGCTCCTGTGTGTTTCAACGGTATAAAGTTCTTACATCCAATCTGGATTTCCCCTTAAATAAGGGCGGATAGGGTATTTTTCTTTAAAATTTTGTATAATTTTTTGCCGAATCTCTGCATCATCTTTCATCTTTTCTATTAAAGAAGGATCAACATGATCACTAAAAGGACAATTAGCTATACATATACCGCAATCGGTACCTATGCTCCGCCATCTACGATAACATTCTTCATGATTAATTTTAAAACCTAGTATACCATCATAATCCTGTGGACCTTCTTTAGAGATGGCCTTACCTGGACAAGTTCTTGAGCAAATTCCGCATTCATCGCAGAAAGTTGTTATCCCAAAGTCTATTGGAGCATCCGTATTTAAGGGCATGTTAGTAGTAACAACACCAAGACGAACACGGCTGCCATATTCCTTTGTCAAAAGCAACCCTTGTCGACCTAATTGACCAAGACCTGCATCACGAGCCACTAGTGGAGCGATGACCATATAATTGCCATCCATATGATTACGAGCCTCATAACCTAAACTGCGAATAAAGTGACTGATAATCATTCCTACGATTGCACCATCAATATATCCTTTGGTAGAGGCTAAAGATACTGAAAGCTGTGGAGCACGATAAATATAATCCTGATCCATCTCTACTGCGAAAACAATACCGTAGGGATGTTGTTCGTTTGAATCAATAGGTTGACCATAATCCTCGGGATGTCGTCCTCTATGTGAATAGTAATGGTTGTTTTCCATTTCAGTAACACCTACAAGTTTTGCATTATAATAAGTAGCTAACCCTTTGATACGTTCCGTCATTTCAGCTTTATCGTAGTTTTCTAATCGTATACCGTTGATATCACCTTGGCATAGAGGGTGCAATCTAGAGAGAAATTCAAAGGTAGAATCAACCATTTTACCATTGATAGGATGATAAGTTGCAGTACCTTCGCCACAGATATTTGGCATATTTCGCAATGTATCATCAATTTCTTTTTTTTCAGGATGGCGTTTGTAGTAATCCTCATATTGTAGTCCACCAGACTGGTATGTCATTCTAGCAAACATGATATCTCTCTCATCATACTTCATGGAAACCCTCCTTTTATCATTACTGAATTTAATTTGGCTTTATTTATACAGTTATTGATAATATCTATACGTCATTAGTTGCAGCCAGTTTATTTCGAAGCGCTACGGCTAATTGATCGGGACATGATGATCTTTTTGGTCCGCATGTAATACCTGAAAGGCGTTTAATAGCTTCATTGACTTCCATACCTTCTATTAATCGGCTAATGCCTTGTAGGTTACCATCACAACCACCGATAAACTCTACTTGCTTAATTTTATCATTTTCAATCTCAAATTTAACTTCTTTTGCACAGACTCCTGAAGTTCTAAAAGTATCCATAAATGTCCTCCTTATTGTCATTAGCAGTCAGAATACTACGTTAAGTAAAAAAGTAATTTTAAGTAGGATTCTAGGTCATAACATAAGGGGATTATATCATAGCTTATCTAAGAGTGACAACTTATAAAAATTATAATGATTAAGAAAAGTTTAATATACAAGGCTATGAGCGCTATTAAAATTTTTAATACCAAAAGAGGCATTAAATAGGTTTGTTTCACGAGTACAAACAACCTAGATTTGATACATATATTAAGTAATACTAAGTACATTGTATAGTTAGGTATGATGTGTTATTATGAGGTTGGAAGGTGGTTCTATGCAAGTTAGCAAAGAAGTTTTAAAAGGTCATATTGATACAATTATCTTAGTATTATTCACTAACATGACTGCTATGGCTATGAAATAGCCAAAAATGTTAAAGAGCATAGTGACGGTGCTTTTGAGCTTAAAGAGGGTACATTATACATTGCCTTAAAACGATTAGAGGTTAATGGGTATATCCGTTCCTATTGGGATGATGGTGAAAGTAAAGGCGGAAGGCGTAAATATTATGCAATAACAGAAAATGGTCAATCTTTTTATCAGACTAAAATAGATGAGTGGGCATTCATGAAAAAGATGATGGATGATTTTATCTCCGCAAAGAAGAGTTGGAGGGGGAAGTAACATGAATAAGAAAAGTTTGATTGGAGTAGCCTTAGTGGTATTGGGGATCATTGGAATTCTAAGTAGATTTATTGATATGGATAACTACATGGCACTGTTAATCAGTGGTGGTGCTGTAGGATTATACATATACTACGGTTACAATAAACACTATCGAAATGTTGGTTTTCTATTAGTAGCCTTAATTATTTTCATGGGACAGATTTATGTTTGGTTTGAAGATGATATTTTTTTTATCAGATATGAAGATGTCATTACGACATTAATACTAGCCACAAACTTTTTACTTGTTTATATCATTCATACATCTCGATTTAAAAATAGCTCAAGAGGAAAGCGGAATTGGCCGCTGCTTATTTCTGGCATAATGTACGGCGTTTCGCTAATAATATATGTTGATGAATTTGTAGATACTGAGATTTCAGAGCAACTATTAGATTTATTATGGCCAATTGCTTTAATTGTTATAGGGATTATCCTATTAGTGCGAGGTCTTAAGTCTAAGAGCTTAGAAAGCAATAAAGAATAACTTGAATACTACATGAGGAGGAAAGAGAATGGACAAAGATAAAATTATAGGTATTATAGGCGCAATGGATGAAGAAGTTGATGAATTAAAGGAGATTATGGACTGTCAAAACACTACTGATCAAGCAGGATTGACATTTTATAGTGGGTTATTACATGGTGAAAAAGTAGTCGTTGTTCGCTGTGGAATCGGAAAGGTTAACGCAGCCATCTGCACACAAGTTTTAATTGACCAATATGATGTCAATGTGATTGTTAATGTGGGTGTTGCAGGAGCACTACATAAAACCTTAGACATTGGCGATATTGTCATATCATCAGATGCTGTTTACCATGATTTTGATACAACTGCATTTGGTCATAAGAAGGGAATCATACCACGAATGGAAGAAAGCACTTTTAAAGCTGATGAAAAAATGATTCAATTAGCTAAAGAAGCAGGCAAAATCTTACCTAATAACCCTGGTGTATTTGTACAACGAATAGTTAGTGGAGACCAATTCGTGGCAAGTAAAGAAATTAAAGAAGAGATAATTCATGAATTTCAGGCATACTGTACCGAGATGGAAGGAGCAGCAATTGCTCATACCTGTTATTTAAACCAAATCCCATTTGTTATCATCAGAGCTATTTCAGATAAAGCAGATCATAGTGCTGAAATTAATTTCAATGAATTTGTATTAAAAGCAGCTAAAAACTCTTCATTAATGATACAAAATATCTTACAAAATTTAAATTAAAATGACTATAATCACATCTATAGTCAACTCTAATTAAACTTGATTAATAGACTTCAAGGTACATGCTTACTCAAAAATGATGCATGTACTTTTTTGTTTTCTAAGGTTACTTTTCAAATAGTTCCACCTCTCTTTATAGACTTAATCTAGTCGCTGTCATTTATATGCCTAATTTGCCTAACTTATTTTCATATCTAATTAGCAAGAATATTTTTACTATGTAAATTGGAAAAAAGTGTGGCTTACTATCTTTTACATAACTCGTCCATAAAGTTCATATAATAAAAACGTGTGAAATTGATTATAAGATTTAAGGATTTATCTGAAGAAATAAGAAAATGTATTAAAATCAGTACAATCGGAAAAATGCTTGCAAAACACTAGTGGATAACATATAATTAATATTAAATAATACTAATTATTAGTTACTAGAAAGTTGACGAAGACATAAAAGACTATGTGTATTATGAGAATATTCTATAAAAGGAGGATGTTTTATGGCCGAAGTAATAAAATTACCCAAAACCAATGAATTAGGTTTCTATGAAATCCGACTGGAAAGTATTGGAGGTCTAGGTGCTAATGTTAGTGGTAAAATTTTAGGTGAAGTTGGAGCATTATATTTAGGCTTAAATAGTTCAAATTTTGCAAGTTATGGATCAGAAAAAAAAGGAACACCTGTTAAGTCTTTTGTCAGATTTTGCGATGCAGAGCAAGAGATAAGGCTTAACAGTCCAGTAGAAAAGCCACATCTATTGGCACTCTTCCATAAAAATCTAGTTGGTAAAATACCTGTAATGGATGGTGTGGATGAGAATTCAAAAGTTATCGTTAATACAGATGAGAATCCAGAAGAGATACGTGATTACTTAAAAATGCATGCTGGTACAGTTGTTTGTGTGGATGCACTCAATATTGCACTTGAAGAAAAAACACGTATCAACATGGTTATGCTCGGTGCATTAGCTAAAGCATCTGATTTCATTCCACTTGAAGCAATTGAAGAAGTTGTGAAAGAAACAATTGGTAAGAAGTATCCAGCGGTTTTAGAAGGAAACTT
Coding sequences within it:
- a CDS encoding heavy metal translocating P-type ATPase — its product is MITLEMKGLSCANCASKIEERVNNLSTVKEATMNLMSRTMKIEANATHDKDSIIEETKKIVSALEPDVVVLEKGKKQPQADGDSCGCDHCHTSFDDIQNAEEKTSFWDAVKDYAKNNKIMMVGFTLFIIGITLRMPNSIEIGVYLTSYLLVGSVVLVTAGKNILRGQVFDEHFLMAIATVGALALGEYPEAVAVMVFWQIGEAFQDFAVNNSRKNIKGLLDLKAEYANLQTADGLKQVDPETVQVNDLIVIKPGEKVPLDGVVISGKAMMDTAALTGESVPRSVSEGDDVLSGFINKNSVITVKVTKLLSESTASKILDLVENASAKKSKTEQFITKFARYYTPVVVIAAALLAVVPPLVVPGATFPDWIERALIFLVVSCPCGLVVSIPLGFFGGIGSASKHGILVKGGNYLEALNSVTTIVFDKTGTLTKGVFKVADIKQANDFTPDEIIEMAAMVEGYSNHPIAKSIREAYGQEFDENRVKDFEEISGHGIKALVDDRAVAAGNYKLMEQLGLNYNEPHEVGTIVHVAIDRKYAGYIVIADELKEDVMSLTDQLHKAGIKKAIMLTGDHKSIASKIASQLKLDDFRAELLPGDKVDEFERIKDSVSNKERVAFVGDGINDAPVLARADIGISMGGVGSDAAIEASDIVLMTDEPKKIVEAKLIALMTRKIVWQNIIFALGIKVGVLLMATVGMATMWAAIFADVGVALLAILNASRILKAEIKVD
- a CDS encoding 4Fe-4S dicluster domain-containing protein, whose protein sequence is MKYDERDIMFARMTYQSGGLQYEDYYKRHPEKKEIDDTLRNMPNICGEGTATYHPINGKMVDSTFEFLSRLHPLCQGDINGIRLENYDKAEMTERIKGLATYYNAKLVGVTEMENNHYYSHRGRHPEDYGQPIDSNEQHPYGIVFAVEMDQDYIYRAPQLSVSLASTKGYIDGAIVGMIISHFIRSLGYEARNHMDGNYMVIAPLVARDAGLGQLGRQGLLLTKEYGSRVRLGVVTTNMPLNTDAPIDFGITTFCDECGICSRTCPGKAISKEGPQDYDGILGFKINHEECYRRWRSIGTDCGICIANCPFSDHVDPSLIEKMKDDAEIRQKIIQNFKEKYPIRPYLRGNPDWM
- a CDS encoding TIGR03905 family TSCPD domain-containing protein: MDTFRTSGVCAKEVKFEIENDKIKQVEFIGGCDGNLQGISRLIEGMEVNEAIKRLSGITCGPKRSSCPDQLAVALRNKLAATNDV
- a CDS encoding PadR family transcriptional regulator, with the translated sequence MAKNVKEHSDGAFELKEGTLYIALKRLEVNGYIRSYWDDGESKGGRRKYYAITENGQSFYQTKIDEWAFMKKMMDDFISAKKSWRGK
- a CDS encoding 5'-methylthioadenosine/adenosylhomocysteine nucleosidase, with product MDKDKIIGIIGAMDEEVDELKEIMDCQNTTDQAGLTFYSGLLHGEKVVVVRCGIGKVNAAICTQVLIDQYDVNVIVNVGVAGALHKTLDIGDIVISSDAVYHDFDTTAFGHKKGIIPRMEESTFKADEKMIQLAKEAGKILPNNPGVFVQRIVSGDQFVASKEIKEEIIHEFQAYCTEMEGAAIAHTCYLNQIPFVIIRAISDKADHSAEINFNEFVLKAAKNSSLMIQNILQNLN
- a CDS encoding 2-oxoacid:acceptor oxidoreductase family protein; the encoded protein is MAEVIKLPKTNELGFYEIRLESIGGLGANVSGKILGEVGALYLGLNSSNFASYGSEKKGTPVKSFVRFCDAEQEIRLNSPVEKPHLLALFHKNLVGKIPVMDGVDENSKVIVNTDENPEEIRDYLKMHAGTVVCVDALNIALEEKTRINMVMLGALAKASDFIPLEAIEEVVKETIGKKYPAVLEGNLKGLRRGYEEVKIKQFDKDGKYPYQEFKEVKRDWGWDNAPLGGNNPNIASTISNDVSASRVGYAPIFKEEACIHCGMCDTTCPDMVFQFAEGEFKGRKGMVNLGPDYHHCKGCLRCVEVCPTDALTAGLEREHDLWKNHVRNQELVVDQLDFEDFVGANSIQTTEKEDNTLIIEP